In Thermospira aquatica, the following proteins share a genomic window:
- a CDS encoding IS1595 family transposase, with product MEKDFFTLSEKESYQILEKALWPEGPICPRCKAKAHLLSCRLVYQCPKCGRQFSLKSQSIMRKSHLSPKIWLSAMFLVCQDGGINAVRLSQLLHISYKASWLLLQKLRSLMRLTNRHHTKSLRKLVKTFFFLSGIKRRQRKNFSPMQVVEIDADDTPSKLHIHLVDDVSSDWLSDFFGKLFRHTPVEKRTPWLSHLNDGLKNLLEDVYHYGCRKHMQRYLDEFCFRFNIEDAATRLEELLRRLGKRRQLLPWKKLVAEGLILPIWA from the coding sequence ATGGAAAAGGATTTTTTCACACTCTCAGAAAAAGAATCTTACCAGATTCTCGAAAAAGCCCTCTGGCCAGAGGGACCTATTTGCCCAAGATGTAAGGCAAAGGCTCACCTTCTCTCGTGCCGGCTCGTGTATCAGTGCCCCAAGTGTGGCAGACAATTTTCCTTAAAAAGCCAGTCCATCATGCGAAAAAGTCACCTTTCGCCAAAAATCTGGCTTTCTGCCATGTTTCTTGTCTGCCAGGATGGTGGCATAAACGCGGTGAGGCTTTCACAACTTCTTCATATTAGCTACAAAGCAAGCTGGCTTCTTCTTCAGAAGCTACGAAGCCTTATGCGGCTTACCAATCGCCATCACACGAAATCCCTCCGAAAGCTTGTGAAAACCTTTTTCTTTCTCTCCGGCATCAAACGCCGCCAAAGAAAAAACTTTTCTCCCATGCAGGTTGTCGAAATTGATGCGGATGATACCCCTTCTAAACTTCACATTCATCTTGTGGATGATGTGAGTAGCGATTGGCTTTCAGACTTTTTTGGCAAGCTTTTCCGCCACACGCCCGTAGAAAAAAGAACGCCGTGGCTTTCCCACCTTAACGATGGGTTGAAAAACCTTCTTGAAGACGTCTATCACTATGGTTGTCGAAAGCACATGCAGCGCTATCTTGATGAATTCTGTTTTCGGTTTAATATAGAAGATGCTGCCACAAGGCTTGAAGAGCTTTTAAGAAGGCTTGGCAAACGTCGCCAGCTTCTCCCGTGGAAAAAGCTTGTTGCTGAAGGGCTTATTCTTCCCATCTGGGCGTAG